TACTTTCCAGTTCACACCGGCTACCGCACTCACTTCACCTGTATAATCCTCATCTCCCAGCGTCAAGGATTGATTGGCCACCGTTTCTCCATTATACAGGTCGGCCACCCACTTGAACTCCGAATCGAAGCTGTCTGTGTCCGTAATGAAATCCTTCACGCCTTCTTCCAGGCCGCTTTTTTCAGGATTCATATTCTTCCCGTCCATATCCTTCATGAAGGAACTTACGATAAAGCCTTGTGAATCCAAAATCACCAGACTGCTAGTCGAATCCTTTTCAATATTGGACCTCATTTTTCCGATCGTCGACAGGTCGATATCATAGCCAAGAGCTCCTGCCATTTTTCCGTTCACTAAAACCGGTGTGACAACAGAAGTCATGATCGTTCCTGAAGTCGTATCCTTATATACGTCCATCCATTTCGTTTCGGGCCTTTCCGTCAGCTGCGTATAGGTTTTTGTTTCCCTGGCGTCCTGATTGAACTCCATTTTGGGTGACGCATTCAAGGAACCGTCTTTCCCATCCATATAATAAACCGAAATTAAATCCTCATTATTTTTCTGGAATGCTTCAATTGTCTTAATGACATCCTTTATTGAATCACCACTGCTTACCTGGTTGGAGATTAACTGAGATAATTGTTCCAGCGAATTTTCATATGTAGCCATGCTCAGATTGATTTGTGCCGCGGCATTTTGTGCCGAGCTTTTATTGAGGGATATACTATCTTCTTTAAAAATGGAAGTCACCTTCACCCCCATTATCGAAACGGCAACGATTATAGCAAGAAAAACAGATACACAAATGAATAATAGCCATTTTACCCGAATCGATATCCTTCTTTTTACTTTCTCCTTCTTGTCAGCAGGTGAACTCCCCATAAACTTTTTCCTCCTTATAGCTTCATGCAATAACACAGTTGCAATTCATGATTAAAATGGATTATTCCTTAATCTCCATCACTTACTTTATTTTTCCACATAAACATACTATATACCTATTATATTATTGTCAATTACCAATTTTAACGATTTTGATGGGTCCAAAGTTTTGAATGCATTAAAAAACACTATTCAAACAGTGTGAATAGTGTTAAAACAAGCGGATATCACGCATTTCTTCCTCTATCACCTTTTTATTCCAAGGATTCATCGAGATGATCATTTTTCCATATATTACATGATTGCCAATAACTTCATCATTCCAATTCATGAATCAGCACTGCTCCAATTACGTATAAACGGATTAAACCCACGATTACCTTTCCGCTTCGTTCCCAATGCAAAAACACAGGCGGGCTGCCTGTGTTTAGTGTACATTCCTTCTTAATTTCTACCGCTCCTCCATTTTTCCATCCTTCCGTCAGCCCATCCGTTTGACGGCACGGATATATTCCTCATGCCACCTTTCCCATACATCCATCGGAAAGTCCATGGCACGACCAGCCAATACCGCCCTTAACATGTCGAGGCACACATGCCAGCCTGCCAAATCTTTTGATGTATGCTGATTGAGCTCAGGTATGGATTCAGTCAATACGAGCGAGCAGCCATCCTTGTCAGGATATAACTCGAAACGAACCCAGCCATCCCCCCATTCATACCCTAAAACGGCACGTTCACGGAAGTCCCTTATCTTCATATCAAATGATTTACCAGATTCGTCATTGAAATTGAATTGTATGTTTCCGCCTTTTCTAAGGTCCTTCATTTCCAGATTGGACATCCACTTCTCCAGCTTATCATTCTCCGTTAAAGCACCCCATACCTTTTCCACTGAATGATTGAATCGGCGCTCGAATCTAGCTATAATCCCGATCCCTTCTTTTTCGATTGCAGCCTGCACTTAAATCTCCCCCATCCATTTATTTATAATAAATGGTCAAATGAATTCGAGTTCCCGATATCACACCATCAGGAATTTTTCCTGCCGGAATGTATCCAAAAAAACTACAGGGTTTGAAAGGATTCGCTCTAGCGTGATTGAACATGCAAGCACCTTCGTCTGTAACGATTTTGGCACGCTCACTGTCCTTTTGCTTTGAACATGAATGCAACTGTACGCTCCGACTCTCACCCTGTAATTTTGCAACAAACGGAATGACACCAGGCTTTAAGGCACCACCCCAACAATGAGTAAGCTCTTAAAGATTTTTGAGCAGAATGAGATCATCATATTACCATCCCCGGCGCTTTGATAAAGAAGTAATATGAGCGAGATGGTGGCGGCCATGCCACGCATACATGCCGATATTCTCTCCGACCTTCACCTCGCCTGAATCAGGATGAAGAAAGGTCCGGTTCAGATCGTCAGCGGAAAGGCCCGATAAAAGTGTGTGCAATCGCCCATGGACCGCCTCTATTAGTGTTAGTGATATGTCCACTGGCATTCCATAGTCAGGCAGCTCTGCCCAGCGTCCCTGTTCATAAGGTTTAATGACTGGATTTTCTTCTGTAAGAGCAAGCTTAAAACGAATATACGCATTCATATGACTATCGGCCACATGGTGAACGACCTGACGCACCGTCCACCCTCCCGGACGATAAGCCGTATCAAGCTGCTCATCATCCATGCTGGCTACCGCCTCCTTAAGCAAGCTAGGCAAAGTCCCGATCTCCTTGATCCAGTCGTCGGCCATACTTGCGATTTCCCCATCAAAATGGAATTGCCCAACCGGGTATTTCAAATCCATCTACCTCTCCCCCTTGATGTTCCTCATTTTTTTTCACCTATATACATTCTTTATAGCTTAAGATAAATCCTTTATGTCCCCCTATCATCACCATTCATTATCGACGTCAATGTTTCCTTGCTTCTCAAGCAGGATTATTAATTTAAGACGTATACTATTTCCACTTTTAGCAACTATAAACAAATATACGGTACGTTCATCAATCCCGATTATTTAAACCATGGAAAGGGAGATTAGATCAAATTGAAGAAAATTAGTTCGATGCAAGTCCTTAGTATTTGCTTTTTATCCATTGGCCTTCTTAATCATGTCATCTTGATCCCCTTCCTCCTTTCTAGCGGCGGAAGGGATGCTTGGTTTTTTTCCCTCCTTACTTTCGGGCTGATTCCGCTTTGGGTTTACCTTTTATCAAGGATAATCAAGAACATGAACAATGAATCTCTGGCAAATTGGCTTGAAAATAAATTCGGCAAACCGATTAAACATATCGTTTTATTCTTCATCATGATTTATTTGATGAGCATGGTTTTGGCCACCACCAAGGAAACGATGGATTGGATCACCACAAGCTTTCTTTTTGAAACCCCAAGTTTGGCCATCATCATTCCGTTTGCCCTGCTTTGCATATTCCTGGCCCACTCGGGCTTGCGCTCCATTGCCATCAGTTCATCCGTGTTATTGCCAATTGTCGTCATTCTTGGCTTTTTTGTTGCGACCGGAAATATCCCGACCAAAGATTATAGCCATCTTCTTCCCCTATTTGAAAATGGCTATTTTCATGGCATCAAAGCCTTTCAGTTTTCATCATACGGCTTTGCTGAACTGATTTTGTTTGCCTTTTTCCAGGAAAAACTTACGGATACTCTCAGTCGCAAAGGCTTAGTCATCTTATGTTTAGGCTTGTTGTTCCTGCTTATTGGACCGCTGACTGCAGCTATCGCCGAATTTGGACCGACCTTAGCAGAAACGATGAGATACCCTGCGTATGAGCAATGGCGCTTGCTGACTATCGGGAAATACATCGAGCATACGGATTTCTTTTCGATTTATCAATGGCTTGCCGGTGCTTATATTCGTGTTTCCTTGGCGTTGTTCCTTATAACGGAAATTTTCAAAAGAAAATCGAACAAAATGAAGCTCGGCATTCTTTTAGCCAATGGTTTTCTGATGGTGATCATCTCCATTGTGCCTTTCAGTAATTTCAAGTTCCTTCATTTCAGTAAAACCTATTATTACCCTGGCACTTTTTATTTCCTTTTATTTTTGTCCGCCTTTTTGTTTTTCGGCACATTCATCCATACGAAGGAGGCGAAAAAGCATGAGAATGAAACGATCCAAAAATGAGCCTGAATTGCCTGAATTGAAGGAGGAAACATTTCGGCAGTTGTTCAGGAAAAGCTCGGACATCATCTTTGACACGATATATATTGGAGAAACCGAAGATCCCATGCCTGCCCTTATCTTTTATTGCTCGGGCATGGTCGATATCAGTTTATTGAATGAAGGGATATTGGAAAAGCTGAACAAAATGATGGAATTGGATGAGAAAATTGATGCAAAGGAAACCATAAACAAGCTAAACCCCTTGGTAGATTTGACGAAAGTGACCATTGATGATGAATTCATTAGTGTACAACAGTTGATTTTCTCTGGTTATGCCTTATTATTCATCCCTTCCACCCAAAAGGTGTATTCGATGAATTTGTCCAATGTCCCGAATAGGCAGCCTGAGGAATCCTCCTTCGAGGTCTCGGTACGAGGTCCAAGGGATGGGTTTGTCGAGGATTTAAGCATCAATACAGCTTTGGTCAGAAAACGTTTAAAGACAAAATCACTCGCATACGAGGACTTTATCGTGGGCAGGCGCAGTCAAACGAAAGTCGCGCTATTGTACATGGATGACATCATCAACCAAGATCTGGTCACCAATATTAGAGCCAGACTGAACTCGATAGATATTGATATATTGGTCAGCAGCCAGCAATTGGAAGAGATGATTTCAAATAGTAAATATAGCATATTTCCACTCACCCATTATACGAGCCGTCCCGATTTCGTGGTCGAAGCACTGAACCAGGGAAGATTCATCCTGATCGTTGACGGGATGCCAACGGTCATTGTGGCTCCCTCGACATTATTATTGCAAATTAAAACAGCTGAAGATTCGAATCTTCCTTATCTTTATGTTAGCCTTGAGCGGCTTCTTCGGTTTTTGGGACTGGGCATTACCATTTTACTGCCTGGATTTTGGATATCGATATCCGCTTTCAATATTGAACAGGTACCATTTCCTTTACTTGCCACCATAACCCTTTCAAGATTCGGGCTACCGCTATCTGCGACGATGGAATTCATTCTCATGCTCATTTTGTTTGAATTATTCCGTGAATCCGGAGTCAGATTGCCTAAAGCCGTAGGACAGACCGTTGCCGTGGTCGGCGGGCTCATTGTCGGTGATGCCGCAATCAGGGCAGGACTGACCTCCCAAACGATGCTCGTGGTTACTGCTGTTACATCCGTCGCATCTTATACCCTTGTCAATCAGTCATTGACCGGAGCCGTCACCATCTTGCGCATGTTCGTCCTGGCACTCAGCTGCATTTATGGTATTTATGGCTGTATCATCGGCTTCCTGTCCATCGTCACTTTATTATCAAGACTCGATTCATTCGGTGTTGCCTATATGGGCGGACTAAACCCGCCAAGATTCACAAAAATTCTGGATTCCATCATAAAGAGGCCATGGAATTCCATGGCGAAACGGACGCTGGGTGCTAGAGATAAGACAAGAAAGGGGCAGTAGGACCATGTTCCGCATCACTAAGATTTTGTTGATCGTTCCTTTATTGCTGCTGCTTTCCGGTTGCTGGGATGAAAAAACGATCCAGGATTTTCATTATGTAACCGCGGTAGGCATTGATTTCAAAGACGGGGAATATATCGTTTATGCTCAGCTTGTTGACTTCGCTGCCGTAGCAAAAACGGAAACGAAGCCGACGCAAAATCCCCCTGTATATGTAGGAAGGGAAAGAGGGCGTTCCATCTCGGCTGCCATTAATCAACTGATGCACAATACACAGCAGGCCCTTTATATTGGGCATATTTCCACATTCGTAATCAGTGAAAATGTCCTGAACCAACAAAGCACCGAAATAGTCGATTATATTTATAGGAACCAATTGCTTAGATACTCAGCCAACATCTTTGCCACGAAAAGTTCCATGGATGAGCTTTTTTCCATCAATGGCTATTTTAATTTGTCACCTTTATACACAACTTTATATTTACCGGATGATGTCTATCGGCACCGCTCATTCATTAAGCCCATCACAGTCCAAAGATATTATTCCATGCAACGTGAAAAAGCATCGACCACCATTCTCCCTTCCATTAGCTGGAACAGTAAAGTGTGGAAAGAAAAAGATAAAAAACGAAAAAGCCTGTATATGGATGGAGCCTATGTCATTTACTACAAAGTGTCACAGCCTTGGTTTTCCGAACAGGAATTGAGCGGCGTACGCTGGCTCACTAAAAAGACCAACAAGGCACCCGTAAATATTAGCCTTAAAAAGGAAGATATCTACGCCTCCTTCTCCCATCCGCATCACAAAGTAAAACCCGTTTTCAAAAACGGAAAGTACAAATTCGATATTGATGTGGTTGTGCCCGGCAAGATCCTCGGACTCGATACACAAATGAATATGAATAAAATAATACGAACATTCGAAAACCAAATAAAAAAAGAAATCCAATCAACCTTTGAGGCCGGACTCAAAAAGAACGCGGACCCGCTTAGCCTAGGCAAAATCCTCTATATCCAAGAAACGAAATACTGGCAGAAAAATGATATTAAAGAACCGAAGGATTACCTGGATGCAGACTCAATCAATACTATTAACGTAAAAGTGAACATTCTGAACACAGGAGGATTAGAAGCTAAACCTTTAAAATGATGGCGCGCAATGCCACATTCATGATTAAGAAGCCCACACTCCATGGTGAAGATTAAGTCCGTATAATTGTGTAAAAAAAGAGAGTCATTTCGTTCACTCTTGGAAACAATGTTTTCTACCACAGAAATCACATTGAAAAGAGGAATAAAATGACTCAGTTACAGTTTAACCTTGATCTCGATCTTTTAAAAGTATCCATTATGAGTTCTACAATGGATGACGTGATTAAATCAGCGGTTGTATTAATTTTAAATGAGTTTATGGAGAAGGAGAGAGACGCCTATCTACAAGTTTCATCTTATGAGCGCTCCTCCGAACGTCAGGATTATCGGAATGGCTATTATGAACGTGACTTTACGATGAGTATTGGGAAGATTAAATTGAAGGTACCCAGGACGCGTACTGGTGACTTTTCCCCTTCTGTTTTTGAAAAATATGCCCGGTGTGATCAGGCGCTTATCCTTTCCATGTTGGAGATGGTGATCAATGGGGTCTCTACTCGGAAAGTCACCCATGTTGTCGAACAGCTTTGCGGAGAAAGTGTTTCAAAGTCTTTTGTTTCCTCGCTTACCCAAAAGCTGGATCCCATTGTTAATGGCTGGGCAACTAGGCCCCTAAATATCACATACTATCCCTTTATTTTCGTGGATGCCATGTATATCAAGGTGCGTGAGCACCAACAGGTTGTTTCAAAAGCCGTATATATCGCCACAGCTCTTACCAAACAAAATAAGCGGGAGATTATAGGGGTACATATCGATCATGTTGAAAGTTTTGAATGCTGGTCCCAGTTCTTTAAACAACTAAAATCTCGTGGCCTTCAATCCCCTAAGCTGGTGATTTCTGATGCCCATCAAGGATTACAAAAAGCGATCCAACGCGATTTCATTGGAACCTCCTGGCAAAGATGCAATGTCCATTTTAAGCGGAACATTTTAGAGAAACTGCCCAAAAAGGGATCATCCGACATTCGTTTAATGATTAAACGGGTATTTGAGGCTGTCACGATTGAGGATTGTCGTCTATTCAAAGCGGAGTTAATCGATAAATTCGGGGAGGAATTAAAATATGAAAAAGCCCTTCAAATTTTAGATGAAGGGTTCGAAGACACCGTTCAATACATGAATCATCCAGAAAAAATCAGGCAGCACATCCGCAGTACCAACTCGCTGGAACGTTTAAACCAAGAAGTTCGTAGAAGAGAAAGAGTCATCCGAATCTTTCCTAATACCCAATCAGCCTTCCGATTAATAGGTGCCGTATTAATGCAGTATCAAGACACGGTTTACGCTAAGAAAAAAGGATAGTCCAAGTACCTATTTTGTGAAACTTTCATCATGAATAATTTCACATTCGAACAGGACCGTCAAAGTGAAAAGCCTTTGACAGCCCTGCCCGAATGTGAGAGAAGATGATCATGAAAGTTTCGCAAAAAAAATGTGTCAGGATAGAGTTTTGCGTACCTCTAAAATAGCTTTTTAATCTGAGGAAACATTAAATTATATGGTTGAAAACATTGTGTTAGTGAATTTACACAATAATAAGGGCTTGACTGTAAAAGCCTAAAATTGGAACATCAAATTAAATGGTTGAAAACATTGTGTTAGTGAATTTACACAATAATAAGGGCTTGACTATGGTGAACTGCTTATGGCGAGTAAAGTGGCGGTATTCGCGAGTGAAACTGCTTATTGGCGAGTAAAGTGACGGTATTCGCGAGTAAAACTGCTTATTTGGCGAGTAAAGTGGCGGTATTCGCGGGTAAACTATCCATTCTCGCGAGTGCAGCTCCCCAACTCAATACGAAACTTCCGAATAATCAAATTACCTGACAAAATGAGTATGGAGCATGTTTCGTTATGTGTGAAAAAATGGTAAATTGGTATTATTCTAATAAATCGGAGGTTTCAATCATGCATATTCAGAGAGCCACATTGGATCAGCTTGAATCTTTGACGGGTCTTTTTGATTCATACAGAGTGTTTTATGAGCAGTTGCCTGATCTTGATTCTGCTAGGATTTTTTTGCGTGAAAGGCTGGTGAATGGAGAGTCTGTCGTGTTCATTGCCTTCGAAGAGGAGGATGCTGTCGGGTTTGTTCAACTGTATCCTTCCTTTTCATCCGTAAGCATGAGGCATTCATGGATATTGAATGATTTATTCGTGAAGAAGTCAGCTCGCCAAAAAGGGTATGGAGAGGAGTTATTGAAGAAGGCGATCACTTTCGCACGGGAATCAGGCGCCAAAGGGATTACACTTGAGACGGGTAAGGATAATGTTAAGGCGCAAAGCCTTTACGAAAAAATAGGCTTTGCTCGTGAAACGAATTATTTTTATCATTTCTCCATCATCTAATAAAAAAAGTGTAGGGAAATGATACTCCCTACACTTGGATGCCTTTTATCATTATTTAGCGAATTCCAGGCTGGCTTGAATTTCCTTGATTAGAAGT
This genomic stretch from Peribacillus muralis harbors:
- a CDS encoding SRPBCC family protein; the encoded protein is MQAAIEKEGIGIIARFERRFNHSVEKVWGALTENDKLEKWMSNLEMKDLRKGGNIQFNFNDESGKSFDMKIRDFRERAVLGYEWGDGWVRFELYPDKDGCSLVLTESIPELNQHTSKDLAGWHVCLDMLRAVLAGRAMDFPMDVWERWHEEYIRAVKRMG
- a CDS encoding YfiT family bacillithiol transferase, with translation MDLKYPVGQFHFDGEIASMADDWIKEIGTLPSLLKEAVASMDDEQLDTAYRPGGWTVRQVVHHVADSHMNAYIRFKLALTEENPVIKPYEQGRWAELPDYGMPVDISLTLIEAVHGRLHTLLSGLSADDLNRTFLHPDSGEVKVGENIGMYAWHGRHHLAHITSLSKRRGW
- a CDS encoding GerAB/ArcD/ProY family transporter, translating into MKKISSMQVLSICFLSIGLLNHVILIPFLLSSGGRDAWFFSLLTFGLIPLWVYLLSRIIKNMNNESLANWLENKFGKPIKHIVLFFIMIYLMSMVLATTKETMDWITTSFLFETPSLAIIIPFALLCIFLAHSGLRSIAISSSVLLPIVVILGFFVATGNIPTKDYSHLLPLFENGYFHGIKAFQFSSYGFAELILFAFFQEKLTDTLSRKGLVILCLGLLFLLIGPLTAAIAEFGPTLAETMRYPAYEQWRLLTIGKYIEHTDFFSIYQWLAGAYIRVSLALFLITEIFKRKSNKMKLGILLANGFLMVIISIVPFSNFKFLHFSKTYYYPGTFYFLLFLSAFLFFGTFIHTKEAKKHENETIQK
- a CDS encoding spore germination protein, which gives rise to MRMKRSKNEPELPELKEETFRQLFRKSSDIIFDTIYIGETEDPMPALIFYCSGMVDISLLNEGILEKLNKMMELDEKIDAKETINKLNPLVDLTKVTIDDEFISVQQLIFSGYALLFIPSTQKVYSMNLSNVPNRQPEESSFEVSVRGPRDGFVEDLSINTALVRKRLKTKSLAYEDFIVGRRSQTKVALLYMDDIINQDLVTNIRARLNSIDIDILVSSQQLEEMISNSKYSIFPLTHYTSRPDFVVEALNQGRFILIVDGMPTVIVAPSTLLLQIKTAEDSNLPYLYVSLERLLRFLGLGITILLPGFWISISAFNIEQVPFPLLATITLSRFGLPLSATMEFILMLILFELFRESGVRLPKAVGQTVAVVGGLIVGDAAIRAGLTSQTMLVVTAVTSVASYTLVNQSLTGAVTILRMFVLALSCIYGIYGCIIGFLSIVTLLSRLDSFGVAYMGGLNPPRFTKILDSIIKRPWNSMAKRTLGARDKTRKGQ
- a CDS encoding Ger(x)C family spore germination protein; this translates as MFRITKILLIVPLLLLLSGCWDEKTIQDFHYVTAVGIDFKDGEYIVYAQLVDFAAVAKTETKPTQNPPVYVGRERGRSISAAINQLMHNTQQALYIGHISTFVISENVLNQQSTEIVDYIYRNQLLRYSANIFATKSSMDELFSINGYFNLSPLYTTLYLPDDVYRHRSFIKPITVQRYYSMQREKASTTILPSISWNSKVWKEKDKKRKSLYMDGAYVIYYKVSQPWFSEQELSGVRWLTKKTNKAPVNISLKKEDIYASFSHPHHKVKPVFKNGKYKFDIDVVVPGKILGLDTQMNMNKIIRTFENQIKKEIQSTFEAGLKKNADPLSLGKILYIQETKYWQKNDIKEPKDYLDADSINTINVKVNILNTGGLEAKPLK
- a CDS encoding IS256 family transposase, encoding MTQLQFNLDLDLLKVSIMSSTMDDVIKSAVVLILNEFMEKERDAYLQVSSYERSSERQDYRNGYYERDFTMSIGKIKLKVPRTRTGDFSPSVFEKYARCDQALILSMLEMVINGVSTRKVTHVVEQLCGESVSKSFVSSLTQKLDPIVNGWATRPLNITYYPFIFVDAMYIKVREHQQVVSKAVYIATALTKQNKREIIGVHIDHVESFECWSQFFKQLKSRGLQSPKLVISDAHQGLQKAIQRDFIGTSWQRCNVHFKRNILEKLPKKGSSDIRLMIKRVFEAVTIEDCRLFKAELIDKFGEELKYEKALQILDEGFEDTVQYMNHPEKIRQHIRSTNSLERLNQEVRRRERVIRIFPNTQSAFRLIGAVLMQYQDTVYAKKKG
- a CDS encoding GNAT family N-acetyltransferase, giving the protein MHIQRATLDQLESLTGLFDSYRVFYEQLPDLDSARIFLRERLVNGESVVFIAFEEEDAVGFVQLYPSFSSVSMRHSWILNDLFVKKSARQKGYGEELLKKAITFARESGAKGITLETGKDNVKAQSLYEKIGFARETNYFYHFSII